A window of the Yersinia rochesterensis genome harbors these coding sequences:
- the pbpC gene encoding peptidoglycan glycosyltransferase PbpC (penicillin-binding protein 1C), with protein MLKIGFSRHRRKVWLLALIVLLFPALLWLADKRWPLPLTEVQIARVVTAEDGTPLWRFADADGVWRYPVALPQVSPYYLQALLTFEDRWFYSHPGVNPLALARAAWQDLRAGKILSGGSTVSMQVARLIDPHPRTLAGKLRQVWRTFQLEWHFSKDQILEIYLNRAPFGGTLQGIGAASWTYLGKPPSELTPAEAALLAALPQAPSRLRPDRYPLRAKAARDKVLSRLADYQVWPAKQVADIKQEDIWLAPRQVPQLAPLLARRLTTGNQREVIQTTVDAGLQRQLEDMAAGWRHQLPEKTSLGLLVVEHSGMKVRAYLGSVDFQDDRRFGHVDMVSAWRSPGSTLKPFLYAMALDDGLIHAESLLQDVPRRFGDYRPGNFDTGFHGPVSASEALVRSLNLPAVQLLEAYGPKRFTANLRNGGLNLRFPLHSEPSLAVILGGTGSRLDQLVAAYSAFARGGMAASLRFEPQQQVQERRLFSPGAAWITRRIMAGEARPLPDDILPATVPLAWKTGTSYGYRDAWAIGINARYTIGVWVGRPDGTPVAGQFGYATAIPILNQVNNLLMTGLQQNGRQLPLDPRPSSVSREEICWPGGQPLAAGDSNCRQRRQSWVLDGTLPPTLAAPGQENMQGSQLRVWLNLQGKRVAADCPGANPALLTLWPLPLEPWLPLAERRSQRLPAASSECPPQGDIEAAPLLVLGIRDGAVVKRLPGRNRLDLRLAAQGGRGQRWWFLNGEQVAVTENNQSWIQTLTTPGRYQLNILDESGQVSNLVFKLN; from the coding sequence ATGCTAAAAATAGGCTTTTCCCGTCATCGCCGTAAAGTTTGGCTGCTGGCGCTTATCGTTTTACTGTTTCCGGCCCTATTGTGGTTGGCGGATAAACGCTGGCCGCTTCCGCTGACCGAAGTACAGATCGCGCGAGTGGTCACCGCCGAAGATGGCACGCCGTTATGGCGCTTTGCCGATGCTGATGGTGTGTGGCGCTATCCGGTGGCACTGCCACAGGTTTCTCCTTATTATCTGCAAGCGCTGCTGACCTTTGAAGACCGCTGGTTTTATTCTCATCCTGGTGTGAACCCATTGGCGCTGGCCCGCGCCGCCTGGCAGGATTTGCGGGCGGGTAAGATTCTTTCTGGCGGCAGCACCGTATCTATGCAAGTTGCCCGCTTAATCGACCCACATCCCCGCACGTTAGCCGGTAAACTGCGCCAAGTCTGGCGAACGTTTCAGTTGGAATGGCACTTTTCTAAAGACCAAATTCTCGAAATTTACCTTAATCGCGCCCCTTTCGGCGGCACATTGCAAGGGATTGGCGCGGCCAGTTGGACATATCTGGGCAAACCGCCCTCTGAATTAACTCCCGCAGAAGCGGCATTATTGGCCGCGTTGCCGCAAGCACCGAGCCGTTTGCGCCCGGATCGCTATCCGCTGCGGGCTAAAGCTGCACGCGATAAAGTGCTAAGTAGACTGGCGGATTACCAGGTGTGGCCGGCGAAGCAAGTGGCTGATATAAAACAAGAAGATATTTGGCTGGCTCCACGTCAGGTGCCGCAATTAGCGCCATTATTGGCTCGGCGCTTGACGACGGGCAATCAGCGGGAAGTGATTCAAACTACAGTGGATGCCGGGTTACAGCGGCAATTGGAAGATATGGCCGCAGGTTGGCGTCATCAACTTCCCGAGAAAACGTCATTGGGATTGCTGGTGGTGGAGCACAGCGGCATGAAAGTGCGTGCTTACCTCGGCTCGGTCGATTTTCAAGACGACCGCCGCTTCGGCCATGTGGATATGGTCAGCGCCTGGCGCTCGCCGGGGTCAACATTGAAGCCATTTCTCTACGCGATGGCCTTGGATGATGGCCTGATCCATGCAGAATCACTGCTGCAAGATGTGCCGCGCCGTTTTGGTGATTATCGGCCCGGCAATTTTGATACCGGATTCCACGGCCCGGTCAGTGCCAGCGAGGCATTGGTGCGTTCATTAAATCTACCGGCGGTGCAATTACTGGAAGCCTATGGCCCGAAACGTTTTACCGCTAATTTGCGTAATGGCGGTTTGAACTTACGTTTTCCTCTTCACAGTGAACCCAGTTTGGCGGTGATTTTGGGAGGAACAGGGTCACGGCTGGATCAGTTGGTCGCGGCATACAGTGCTTTTGCGCGCGGCGGAATGGCGGCCAGTTTGCGGTTCGAACCCCAACAGCAGGTGCAGGAGCGGCGGTTATTTTCGCCAGGCGCTGCATGGATTACCCGGCGAATCATGGCGGGGGAAGCCCGGCCATTACCGGATGATATTTTACCGGCCACTGTGCCGCTGGCATGGAAAACCGGCACCAGCTATGGTTATCGTGATGCTTGGGCGATAGGTATTAACGCGCGTTATACCATTGGCGTGTGGGTTGGTCGGCCAGATGGTACACCGGTCGCCGGGCAGTTTGGTTATGCCACTGCCATTCCTATTCTTAATCAGGTCAATAACTTACTGATGACGGGATTACAGCAAAATGGCCGCCAGTTGCCTCTTGATCCCCGCCCATCCTCTGTTAGCCGCGAAGAAATTTGCTGGCCGGGTGGGCAACCGCTTGCTGCGGGTGATAGTAACTGCCGACAGCGGCGGCAAAGCTGGGTTCTTGACGGCACTTTGCCCCCAACCCTGGCTGCACCTGGTCAGGAAAATATGCAGGGTAGCCAACTCCGTGTGTGGTTAAATCTTCAAGGCAAACGAGTTGCGGCAGATTGCCCGGGCGCTAACCCAGCCCTGTTAACTCTCTGGCCACTACCGCTTGAACCCTGGCTACCGCTGGCAGAGCGCCGTAGCCAAAGACTCCCCGCAGCCAGCAGTGAATGCCCGCCACAAGGTGATATTGAGGCGGCACCCTTGTTGGTTTTAGGTATCCGTGACGGTGCCGTTGTGAAGCGATTGCCGGGCCGAAATCGTCTCGACCTCCGCTTAGCAGCACAAGGTGGGCGTGGACAAAGATGGTGGTTCCTCAATGGGGAGCAGGTGGCGGTGACTGAGAATAATCAGTCGTGGATACAAACATTAACAACACCGGGCCGTTATCAGCTTAATATATTGGATGAAAGTGGGCAGGTGAGTAATTTGGTATTTAAATTAAATTAG